A portion of the Anaeromusa acidaminophila DSM 3853 genome contains these proteins:
- a CDS encoding ATP-binding protein: MESMLFMVHHTDDLPLIRQQLQKLLQNLLGVQSALFEVAVNEALKNALRSSTQTYGEPLVRIRVSLLGQAYISVRILDYGDGFPGNTILRSLPPKTPFESIPADLPEDNMSLHLMRAATDHLTYNHLGNEILMIKHLPN; this comes from the coding sequence ATGGAAAGCATGCTGTTTATGGTCCATCATACCGATGATCTGCCGCTTATTCGGCAGCAGTTGCAAAAGTTATTGCAAAATCTACTGGGAGTGCAAAGCGCATTATTTGAAGTGGCGGTTAATGAAGCTTTGAAAAATGCCCTTCGCAGCAGTACTCAGACTTATGGCGAACCCCTGGTGCGCATTCGCGTATCCCTCTTAGGGCAAGCTTATATCTCCGTGCGAATTCTCGATTACGGCGATGGGTTTCCAGGCAACACCATTTTACGCAGTCTGCCCCCGAAAACTCCCTTTGAGAGCATTCCTGCGGATCTCCCCGAAGACAACATGAGCCTGCATTTAATGCGCGCCGCTACCGACCATTTAACCTATAACCACCTAGGAAATGAAATATTAATGATCAAGCACTTACCAAATTAG
- the bioF gene encoding 8-amino-7-oxononanoate synthase has product MNHLNQALQELRDAHLLRRRSTCEAIDATHVLYKGQSCLLLAGNSYLGLTHHPAVQNAAAAAALQYGTGSGGSRLTTGSHSLYEALEAQLAAFKHSEDALVFSSGYAANVGVLSALGCKEDVFFSDALNHASLIDGCRLSKATTVIYRHNDMAHLEELLAQTPCAGQRYLVSDGVFSMDGDIAPLPELVALGKQYQAEIILDDAHATGVLGPGGAGTAAHFGLEGSVAVQLGTLSKALASEGGFVCGSKTLISYLLSKARSFIFSTAMAPATVAAATAALQQLQLQPELVTNLQSHAKLLRQELQQNGLDVLPGETPIIPILTYEAAATMELAEACVEAGLLVSGIRPPTVPQGESRLRLTVCAAHTTEELRQAAQKIAQAAQKIRNY; this is encoded by the coding sequence ATGAACCATCTCAACCAAGCCCTGCAGGAACTGCGTGACGCGCATTTATTGCGCCGACGTTCCACTTGCGAAGCCATTGACGCTACTCATGTCCTCTATAAGGGCCAATCATGCTTGCTGCTGGCAGGCAACAGCTATCTGGGCCTGACGCATCATCCGGCCGTCCAAAACGCGGCGGCCGCCGCGGCCTTGCAATACGGCACCGGCTCCGGCGGCTCCCGCCTTACCACTGGCAGCCACTCTCTGTATGAAGCCTTGGAAGCACAATTGGCCGCCTTTAAGCACAGTGAAGACGCCCTTGTTTTTTCCAGCGGCTACGCCGCCAATGTAGGCGTTCTCTCCGCTTTGGGCTGCAAGGAAGATGTATTTTTCAGCGATGCTCTCAACCATGCCAGCCTTATTGACGGCTGCCGCCTGTCTAAAGCTACTACTGTCATCTATCGTCACAACGATATGGCCCACCTCGAAGAACTGCTGGCTCAAACGCCCTGCGCCGGTCAACGTTATCTGGTCAGCGACGGCGTTTTCAGCATGGACGGCGACATAGCGCCCCTGCCGGAACTAGTTGCTCTCGGCAAACAATACCAGGCGGAAATCATTCTAGATGACGCTCACGCTACCGGCGTTTTAGGTCCAGGCGGCGCTGGCACAGCCGCGCACTTCGGCCTGGAAGGAAGCGTCGCCGTACAGCTAGGCACCTTAAGCAAAGCCTTAGCCAGCGAAGGAGGCTTTGTTTGCGGCAGTAAAACCCTCATTTCTTATCTGCTCAGCAAAGCCCGCTCGTTCATCTTTTCCACCGCCATGGCGCCAGCCACCGTAGCCGCAGCCACAGCCGCTCTGCAGCAGCTCCAACTGCAGCCTGAGTTGGTCACGAACTTGCAGAGCCATGCGAAGCTGCTGCGCCAAGAACTGCAGCAAAACGGCCTTGATGTTCTTCCCGGAGAAACCCCGATCATCCCCATTCTCACCTACGAAGCTGCAGCCACGATGGAGCTGGCGGAAGCCTGCGTAGAGGCAGGTCTTTTGGTTTCCGGCATCCGCCCGCCTACAGTTCCTCAGGGTGAAAGCCGCCTGCGCCTCACGGTCTGCGCGGCCCATACGACGGAGGAGCTGCGCCAGGCCGCGCAAAAAATCGCTCAGGCTGCCCAAAAGATACGGAATTATTAA
- the bioD gene encoding dethiobiotin synthase, with the protein MKGFFITATGTDVGKTVVTAALTCALRQKGFSVGVAKPAASGAVRQADGSLRSEDASLLMAAAGLDESWRDTVNPYCLDAALAPATAAELEQVTIHPEVLLDRIGKVAAAHDLVLVEGAGGLTTPLHEEYLICDLAKALQLPLLIVAQASLGSVNTALLTVAYAKSQGLKPAALLLNRWPAQPGILEESTAAYMKRLTGLPIWSFLPDIPSLNMADAALGELPVLAPAAFDLNALLAYLEE; encoded by the coding sequence ATGAAAGGATTTTTTATTACTGCTACAGGAACCGATGTCGGTAAAACGGTAGTCACTGCCGCCCTGACCTGTGCGCTGCGTCAGAAAGGTTTTTCCGTAGGCGTAGCCAAGCCGGCCGCATCCGGCGCAGTCCGTCAAGCTGACGGCTCACTGCGCTCGGAAGACGCCAGCCTCTTAATGGCTGCCGCTGGTTTAGATGAAAGCTGGCGTGATACCGTCAACCCCTATTGCTTGGATGCCGCCCTGGCGCCAGCCACCGCAGCAGAACTGGAACAGGTTACGATTCATCCGGAAGTACTGCTTGATCGCATCGGCAAAGTAGCCGCCGCCCATGACCTGGTTTTGGTAGAAGGCGCAGGCGGTCTAACTACGCCTCTTCACGAAGAATATTTGATCTGCGATCTGGCTAAGGCCTTGCAGCTGCCCTTGCTGATCGTAGCGCAAGCCTCTTTAGGCAGTGTAAACACGGCCTTGCTTACCGTCGCCTATGCCAAAAGCCAAGGCCTCAAGCCGGCAGCGCTGTTGCTAAATCGTTGGCCTGCTCAACCAGGCATCCTGGAAGAAAGCACCGCAGCCTATATGAAACGCTTAACCGGCCTGCCGATATGGTCCTTCCTGCCGGACATCCCGTCCCTAAACATGGCCGATGCCGCCTTGGGCGAGCTGCCCGTTCTAGCCCCAGCCGCTTTTGACCTGAATGCTTTGCTCGCTTATTTAGAAGAATGA
- a CDS encoding ABC transporter substrate binding protein, whose amino-acid sequence MRLYLILSLFLCCLFVLPATAAAEQRILVLQSYHPGFVWSDRINQGILDTIPHNIIVQIEYMDTKRLNTPAHFANLKQFWKQKFQGFQYDAVITVDDEALLFAKTYRQSLFPDAPIVFCGVNNILPESHLPADNVTGIMESVDIAGTVAVAQKLQPQAKELLVVSDQSLFGQQARQMLEQSSDIRNSRLTITYLHDLPLADILTRIAAASTDSMVLNLPFHRDAAGKQYQSDEVTARISAASNAPVYTLWEHDMGQGVVGGHVLSAYVQGQTAANLALKILQGARASDLPIITDPPRTYLFDYRQLQRFRFAESALPPESEFLYKPLSFYEQYQSLVLSTLSVFALLILAVLTLWHLNVSRRRELEAVHKLALVVESSDDAIISRNLQGMITSWNSGATRLFGYTAEEAIGQSMRIIIPDELLEEWKSSASQLDQGLKEDHNKGLRRHKDGHLLTVLKTASPLYSPEGYPMGASIIYKDISQLETAYEEIRTLNSELEDRVAKRTAALEAANQELEAFSYSVSHDLRSPLRSIDGFSLALLEDYSERLDDTGRDYLQRLRGASQRMGQLIDDMLHLARISRTQMNLEKVNLSDLAWQVLKELQQQDPQRQVDLRIEPSLMVLGDTPLLRIVLDNLLGNAWKFTGKTAQPSIEFGCRQDLDTGEIAFFVRDNGAGFDMAYAHKLFGVFQRLHHAKEFSGTGIGLATVNRIIHRHGGRIWADSQVNQGATFFFTIDTESK is encoded by the coding sequence ATGCGTCTATACTTGATTTTATCACTTTTTCTTTGCTGTCTTTTCGTTCTTCCCGCCACCGCCGCCGCGGAACAACGCATTTTGGTATTGCAATCCTATCATCCCGGCTTTGTCTGGTCGGATCGCATCAACCAGGGCATTTTAGATACAATCCCACACAATATCATTGTGCAAATCGAATACATGGACACCAAACGTCTCAATACGCCGGCTCATTTTGCCAATCTGAAACAATTCTGGAAGCAAAAATTCCAAGGCTTTCAGTATGACGCCGTGATTACAGTCGATGACGAAGCTCTTCTTTTCGCCAAAACCTATCGGCAATCGCTTTTCCCGGATGCGCCCATCGTCTTTTGCGGCGTCAACAACATTCTGCCGGAAAGTCATCTGCCTGCCGATAATGTCACTGGCATTATGGAAAGCGTGGATATTGCAGGTACGGTTGCCGTCGCTCAAAAATTGCAGCCTCAAGCCAAAGAATTGCTTGTCGTCAGCGACCAAAGCCTCTTCGGACAACAAGCGCGGCAGATGCTAGAACAATCTTCAGATATACGAAACAGCCGCTTAACCATTACGTACCTGCACGACCTGCCCTTGGCGGATATTTTAACACGCATTGCCGCCGCCTCTACTGACAGCATGGTTCTAAATCTTCCCTTCCATCGCGACGCGGCAGGAAAACAATACCAGTCTGATGAAGTCACCGCTCGCATCAGCGCCGCCAGCAATGCGCCTGTTTATACTCTTTGGGAACATGATATGGGACAAGGCGTTGTCGGCGGCCATGTGCTCAGCGCTTACGTCCAAGGACAAACAGCCGCGAATTTGGCTCTGAAAATTCTTCAAGGCGCCCGTGCGTCCGACTTACCCATCATTACCGATCCTCCACGCACCTATTTGTTTGATTACCGCCAGTTGCAACGCTTCCGCTTTGCCGAGTCTGCTTTGCCGCCGGAAAGCGAGTTTCTCTATAAGCCCTTGTCTTTCTATGAACAATATCAGTCACTGGTTTTGAGCACCTTGTCGGTTTTCGCCCTGCTGATTCTGGCAGTGCTCACGCTCTGGCACCTCAATGTCAGCCGTCGCCGTGAATTGGAAGCCGTACATAAGCTGGCTCTTGTCGTCGAAAGCAGCGACGATGCTATCATCAGCCGCAACCTTCAGGGCATGATTACCAGTTGGAACAGCGGCGCTACGCGCCTTTTCGGCTATACCGCCGAAGAAGCCATCGGCCAGTCCATGCGCATCATTATCCCCGATGAGCTTCTGGAAGAATGGAAAAGCAGCGCCTCCCAACTAGATCAAGGCTTGAAGGAAGATCACAACAAAGGTCTGCGCCGCCATAAAGACGGTCATCTGCTAACCGTACTTAAGACCGCCTCTCCCTTGTATTCTCCAGAAGGCTATCCTATGGGAGCTTCTATTATCTACAAGGACATTTCGCAGCTAGAAACGGCCTACGAGGAAATCCGCACCTTAAATAGCGAGCTAGAAGATCGCGTTGCTAAACGCACCGCGGCGTTGGAGGCCGCTAATCAAGAATTGGAGGCATTCAGCTACTCTGTTTCTCATGATTTGCGCTCTCCCTTACGCAGCATTGACGGCTTTAGCCTGGCTCTTTTGGAGGACTACAGCGAACGTCTGGACGATACAGGGCGCGATTATCTGCAGCGCCTGCGCGGCGCCAGCCAGCGCATGGGACAGCTTATTGACGACATGCTTCACCTGGCGCGCATCAGCCGAACCCAAATGAATCTGGAAAAAGTGAACCTAAGCGACTTGGCATGGCAGGTATTGAAAGAACTCCAGCAGCAGGACCCGCAGCGGCAGGTAGACCTCCGCATTGAGCCGTCCTTAATGGTTTTAGGAGATACGCCGCTTTTACGCATCGTCCTGGACAACCTTTTAGGAAACGCCTGGAAATTCACAGGTAAAACAGCGCAGCCAAGCATCGAATTCGGCTGCCGCCAGGATCTGGATACAGGGGAAATCGCTTTCTTTGTCCGTGATAACGGCGCTGGCTTCGATATGGCTTACGCCCATAAGCTTTTCGGTGTCTTCCAACGTCTCCATCACGCCAAAGAATTCAGCGGCACCGGTATCGGCCTGGCCACGGTCAACCGCATCATCCACCGTCATGGCGGGCGCATCTGGGCGGACAGCCAAGTCAATCAAGGAGCCACTTTCTTCTTTACCATAGACACGGAAAGCAAGTGA